The Vogesella indigofera nucleotide sequence GGCACCGGCCAGCGCGGCCACGGCCAGACGCTGGTCGATGCCGTGGGTGAAGTCACCCCAGTTGCTCACCTGCTGGTGGTTGCTCAACAGAAAGCGGAAACGGCTGTTGTTGGGCAGTTTGAAACGCCAGCGGGCACCGCTCAGATACGCCAGCGGCGTGGCCTGCGGCTCGTTGGCGTGCAGGATGGCGACCAGATCGAACCGCTCGCGGCGCAGTGCCAGCGCCAGACGCACAAAACGGCGATAGCCGCCGTGGTAGTCGATCAGGTCGTCTATGTCGGGATTATCGGCAAACAGGCCGTGATACGGCGCGTTGACCAGCAGCACGATGCGCGCCTGCGGGTAGCGCTGGCGCAGGCTGCGGATGGCCGGCGTGGACAGCAGCGTGTCGCCGATGGCGGTGCAGGACATCACCAGGATGCGCTGGATGGCCCCGGTCCCCAGTTCGGCCGGATCCGGCACGCGGCGGTCGAAGCGGCGGGCCAGGCCCAGCCCCCACGCCAGCAGGTTTTCGCGGATGCGGGTACCCATTATTTGCCCCGCAGCGCCAGATAGGCGCGCCCCAGCAGCGGGCTGCGATACAGGCCGAGGCGGCGGCCGAACCAGCCGTCGCGGCGGTCCTTGGTCACAATGCGCCCGATATGTCGTGGCGAGGTGGCGCGGGTGTTGAGCGCCTTGTCCACCGTGTACAGGTGGCGGAAACCGGCCTCGGCGGCCACGGCCAGGTAGTCGTCGTCAAAATAGCCCTGCGGCCAGCACAGGTGATCGCTGACCGAGCCCAACCGCGCCTGCAGCGTGGCACGCGACTGCGCCAGATCGGCGGCCAGCCGTTCGCGCTTGTCCTCGCGGCTGGCGCACAGCTTGTCCCAGCGGGCATGGCGGTGGGTATGACTGTGAAACTCGAAGGTGCCGGCAGCGCGCGCCGCCTCGATCTCGCTCCAGCGCATCATCACCTCATCAGCGCGGCCCTCGTCAACAGCCCGCTTGCAGCCATTGTGATCCGGCGTGGCCGGCAAAGGTTGGCCGCAGCCATCGTGCGCGCGCACCGCCCCGTCGCCGATCCAGCCGGTGATGGTGAACAGCGTGGCCTGCTGGCCGTAACGCTGCAGCACCGGATGGGCGTAGACCCAGTTGTCGAGATAGCCGTCGTCAAAGGTCACCAGCA carries:
- a CDS encoding polysaccharide deacetylase family protein → MKQAKAIPVLMYHHVSPSPGLVTVSPQTFEHNMCWLAENGWTTIGCDDLAGFLAGRRLPDKSVLVTFDDGYLDNWVYAHPVLQRYGQQATLFTITGWIGDGAVRAHDGCGQPLPATPDHNGCKRAVDEGRADEVMMRWSEIEAARAAGTFEFHSHTHRHARWDKLCASREDKRERLAADLAQSRATLQARLGSVSDHLCWPQGYFDDDYLAVAAEAGFRHLYTVDKALNTRATSPRHIGRIVTKDRRDGWFGRRLGLYRSPLLGRAYLALRGK